In Sciurus carolinensis chromosome 17, mSciCar1.2, whole genome shotgun sequence, one genomic interval encodes:
- the Xirp1 gene encoding xin actin-binding repeat-containing protein 1, whose protein sequence is MANAQTQVAPTPTIPMATAEDLSLPPPPVLEDLPPPPPKESFSKFHQQRQAGELRRLYRHIHPELRKNLAEAVAEDLAEVLSSEEPTEGDVQCMRWIFENWRLDAIGDHEKPAAKEPVPGGDVQATSRKFEEGTFANSTDREPAGPRPSGGDVRAARWLFETKPLDELGGQVEATEPTTREPAASGDVQGTRMLFETRPLDRLGSRPSIQEQSPLELRSEIQELKGDVKKTVKLFQTEPLCAIQDAEGAIHEVKAACREEIQSNAVRSARWLFETRPLDAFNQDPSQVRVIRGISLEEGARPDVSATRWIFETQPLDAIREILVDEKDFQPSPDLIPPGPDVQQQRHLFETRALDTLKGDEEAGAEAPPKEEVVPGNVRSTLWLFETKPLDSLRDNVQVGHLQRVGHQEGEGLMCDGSSALPLSQGVPQRDGVKGDVKTFKNLFETLPLDSIGQGEPPTPESANGSEATARQPQGVGSPVYAMQDSKGHLHALTSVSREQVVGGDVKGYRWMFETQPLDQLGRNPSTIDVVRGITRQEVVAGDVGTALWLFETQPLEMIHQREQQERQEEDRKNQEGPKSENPPKGDVQTIRWLFETCPMSELAEKQGSEVTDPTTKAEARSCTWMFKPPPLDQAEGSREQHLQVSQVQTGERQTAGHVFETEPLQASAGRPCGRGPVRYCSRVEIPSGQVSRQKEVFQALESGKREDQGAKITPAPIPEGSVHKFTWLFENCPMGSLAAESIRGGNLQEEQPETPSENGMLEKQESAAELTLQTLHATPGVLHHGGILMETRGPGELCLAKYMLPSPGQGHPHIRKEELVSGELPRIVRQVLRRPDIDQQGLLVQQDPNGQLQLHPLRLPAPGNSGNVEDLDPQLQQLLACSLGASVMRTGLVMQETEQGLVSLTAYTLQPQLTSRAPERRSVQLLASCIDKGDLSGLHSLRWEPPADPSPVPVSEGAQKRPPTENIIHVPPLDPSMGAGHPRGIGVMPCPPKAIGKASPPAGDTAAPTPLQEAKKQEDSHHTGKKGAAALGGATATPPGPGTPDLQAAMQSLRMATAEAQSLHQQVLNKKKQGPTPAATATPVQDGLLKAPASVTGATQSNIRPMAGGDSRIPATPRKLL, encoded by the exons CTCAGGTGGCCCCCACACCAACCATCCCAATGGCGACTGCAGAGGAcctgtccctccctccacccccagtcCTGGAGGATCTGCCACCACCGCCGCCCAAGGAGTCCTTCTCTAAGTTCCACCAGCAGCGGCAAGCTGGCGAGCTCCGCCGCCTCTACAGGCACATCCACCCTGAGCTCCGCAAAAACTTGGCTGAGGCCGTGGCTGAGGACCTGGCCGAGGTCCTGAGCTCTGAGGAGCCCACAGAGGGTGACGTCCAGTGCATGCGCTGGATCTTTGAGAATTGGCGGCTGGATGCCATTGGTGATCATGAGAAACCAGCTGCCAAAGAGCCCGTGCCAGGCGGTGATGTCCAGGCCACTTCCCGAAAGTTTGAGGAAGGAACCTTTGCCAACAGCACAGACCGGGAGCCAGCGGGACCCCGTCCATCGGGAGGAGATGTTCGTGCAGCCCGGTGGCTGTTTGAGACAAAGCCACTGGATGAGCTTGGGGGCCAGGTGGAGGCAACAGAGCCTACCACGAGGGAGCCTGCAGCCAGTGGAGATGTGCAGGGAACTAGGATGCTCTTTGAGACACGGCCACTGGACCGCCTGGGCTCCCGCCCCTCCATCCAAGAGCAGAGCCCCTTGGAACTGCGCTCTGAGATCCAGGAGCTGAAGGGCGATGTGAAGAAAACAGTGAAGCTGTTCCAAACAGAGCCACTGTGTGCCATCCAGGATGCAGAAGGTGCCATCCATGAGGTCAAGGCCGCGTGTCGGGAGGAGATCCAAAGCAACGCAGTGCGGTCTGCCCGCTGGCTCTTTGAGACACGACCTCTGGATGCTTTCAACCAAGACCCCAGCCAGGTGAGGGTGATCCGGGGGATCTCCCTAGAGGAGGGGGCCCGGCCTGACGTCAGTGCAACACGTTGGATCTTTGAGACGCAGCCCCTGGATGCCATCCGGGAGATCTTGGTGGATGAGAAAGACTTCCAGCCATCCCCGGACCTTATTCCTCCTGGTCCAGATGTTCAGCAACAGCGGCATCTGTTTGAGACCCGAGCCCTGGACACTCTGAAGGGAGACGAGGAGGCTGGAGCTGAGGCTCCACCTAAGGAAGAAGTGGTCCCTGGCAACGTCCGCTCCACTCTGTGGTTATTTGAGACAAAACCCCTGGACTCTCTCAGAGACAACGTCCAAGTGGGTCACTTGCAGCGGGTGGGACACCAGGAGGGTGAAGGACTCATGTGTGATGGCTCCTCAGCACTACCTCTGTCTCAGGGTGTGCCCCAAAGAGACGGGGTGAAGGGGGATGTGAAGACCTTCAAGAACCTTTTTGAGACCCTTCCCCTCGACAGTATTGGGCAGGGTGAGCCTCCGACCCCAGAGAGTGCAAATGGATCAGAAGCAACTGCTAGACAGCCCCAGGGTGTGGGATCCCCAGTATATGCCATGCAGGACAGCAAGGGCCATCTTCATGCCCTGACCTCTGTCAGTAGAGAGCAGGTAGTTGGAGGTGATGTGAAGGGCTATAGATGGATGTTTGAGACCCAGCCCCTCGATCAGCTGGGTCGAAATCCCAGTACCATCGATGTGGTACGGGGCATCACTCGGCAGGAAGTGGTGGCTGGGGATGTTGGCACTGCTCTATGGCTCTTTGAGACTCAGCCCCTGGAGATGATCCACCAGCGGGAACAGCAGGAACGACAGGAAGAGGACAGAAAGAATCAAGAAGGCCCCAAGTCTGAGAATCCCCCAAAGGGCGATGTGCAGACCATCCGGTGGTTATTTGAGACTTGCCCAATGAGTGAGTTGGCAGAGAAGCAGGGGTCAGAGGTCACAGATCCCACAACCAAGGCTGAGGCCCGGTCCTGCACCTGGATGTTCAAGCCCCCACCCCTGGACCAGGCAGAGGGCTCCAGGGAGCAGCACCTGCAGGTCAGTCAGGTTCAGACTGGGGAAAGACAGACAGCTGGACATGTCTTTGAGACCGAACCTCTGCAGGCCTCTGCAGGCCGCCCCTGTGGAAGAGGGCCTGTGCGGTATTGCAGCCGGGTAGAGATCCCTTCAGGGCAGGTGTCTCGTCAGAAGGAGGTTTTCCAGGCCCTGGAGTCAGGCAAGAGAGAAGATCAGGGGGCCAAGATAACCCCTGCACCCATCCCTGAAGGTTCTGTACACAAGTTCACCTGGCTCTTTGAGAACTGCCCCATGGGCTCCCTGGCAGCCGAGAGCATCCGAGGGGGCAACCTCCAGGAAGAGCAGCCAGAGACACCTTCAGAAAATGGAATGCTGGAGAAGCAAGAGTCTGCAGCCGAGCTGACCCTGCAGACTCTGCATGCCACACCGGGCGTCCTGCACCATGGAGGCATCCTCATGGAGACCCGAGGGCCAGGGGAGCTCTGCCTTGCTAAGTACATGCTCCCAAGCCCAGGGCAGGGTCATCCTCACATACGGAAGGAGGAGCTGGTGTCTGGGGAGCTTCCCAGGATTGTCCGCCAAGTGTTACGCCGACCAGACATTGACCAACAGGGACTACTGGTACAGCAGGACCCAAATGGCCAACTTCAGCTCCATCCACTGAGGCTGCCAGCTCCAGGCAACAGTGGGAATGTTGAAGACCTGGATCCCCAGCTCCAGCAACTGCTGGCTTGTAGCCTTGGGGCCTCTGTGATGAGGACTGGGCTGGTGATGCAGGAGACAGAGCAGGGTCTCGTCTCTCTGACTGCCTACACCCTCCAGCCCCAGCTAACCAGCAGGGCCCCCGAGAGGAGAAGTGTGCAGTTGCTGGCCAGCTGCATAGACAAAGGAGACCTGAGTGGCCTGCACAGCCTGCGGTGGGAGCCACCGGCTGACCCAAGTCCGGTGCCAGTCAGCGAGGGGGCCCAGAAGCGTCCCCCGACTGAGAACATCATCCATGTTCCACCACTGGACCCCAGCATGGGGGCGGGGCATCCCAGAGGTATAGGAGTCATGCCCTGCCCGCCTAAGGCCATTGGAAAGGCAAGCCCTCCGGCCGGAGACACTGCAGCCCCAACCCCATTGCAGGAGGCAAAAAAGCAGGAAGACAGCCATCACACTGGGAAGAAAGGGGCGGCAGCCTTAGGAGGAGCCACGGCTACCCCACCAGGGCCTGGAACCCCAGACCTCCAGGCAGCCATGCAGAGTTTGCGGATGGCAACAGCGGAGGCCCAGAGCCTGCACCAGCAAGTTCTGAACAAGAAAAAACAGGGCCCCACCCCTGCAGCCACTGCCACGCCCGTCCAAGATGGTCTCCTGAAAGCACCGGCCAGTGTCACTGGGGCTACCCAGAGCAACATCAGGCCTATGGCCGGAGGTGACTCCAGGATCCCCGCAACCCCCAGAAAG CTGCTGTGA
- the LOC124967888 gene encoding xin actin-binding repeat-containing protein 1-like, which yields MAQVCPGGLQAAETTLKTAPLAHNTLLSGVQAAGANLHSHNASVPPPPTLSAAVTGRDFSAQARHDEDANQQTSNPLQDPLHTHSSPAGQKTSGGSQTKAPKLEPTIPPRKKPPVPPKPAHLAQIHPPQRLPKPSALPPTFSLEKRQQKHKPGETEAAIPQQAKIPTTSDQGCMRQAVRSSGQSHPSPQNGLSTVASKGPAAGSNAESPEPQKLNALNNDCTSPQQDSSPPGEQPMECSKQGALENPDILQGSQQELQGLLSQVQALEKEAASSVDKRALWRLFEAMPQLGGAASQAPAAPCKPEASVEQAFGELTRVSTEVARLKEQTLARLLDIEEAVHKALSSMSSLQPETNTRNHSQGSHKDHSAQKISVVASSRARPSYLDQEVKQPTEVKSQAKVECHTEDQGQANIRNHAEARGQATSTASPTRRLETLREDSGLPRVVPSRRDSPSSPTFISIQSATRKLPEASSPKGSHDVSGKSTHLAQDIGQVLLHQEGVQDMAGKQEVVTQSSEQPKSTPTSEHPLPTERQKSVLELQTVPGGSQCYGATRTVTEQYEEVDQFGNTVLTSSTVVTEQAEPLRCPHLGVHASPLLRQFLHSPDGFNSGVAEAEMVWVPCGHSQPAAH from the coding sequence ATGGCCCAAGTCTGCCCAGGGGGCCTCCAAGCTGCAGAGACCACCCTGAAGACTGCCCCTTTAGCCCACAACACTCTGCTCTCTGGGGTCCAAGCTGCAGGTGCCAACCTGCACTCCCATAATgcctctgttcctcctcctcctactctcTCAGCTGCTGTGACAGGACGTGACTTCTCAGCCCAAGCCCGCCATGATGAGGACGCCAACCAGCAGACCTCCAATCCCTTGCAGGACCCCCTTCACACCCACAGCAGCCCTGCTGGTCAGAAAACTTCTGGGGGGTCACAGACAAAGGCCCCAAAGCTGGAGCCCACCATACCTCCAAGGAAGAAACCCCCGGTGCCTCCCAAACCTGCACACCTAGCCCAGATCCACCCTCCTCAGAGGCTGCCCAAGCCTTCAGCTCTACCTCCCACCTTCTCCTTGGAGAAGagacaacaaaaacacaaaccagGTGAGACAGAAGCAGCCATTCCTCAGCAGGCCAAAATTCCCACTACCTCAGACCAGGGCTGCATGCGTCAGGCTGTACGCTCCAGTGGACAGAGCCATCCCAGCCCCCAAAATGGCCTCAGCACTGTGGCCTCCAAGGGTCCGGCTGCTGGCAGCAATGCCGAGAGCCCTGAGCCCCAGAAGCTCAATGCTCTCAACAATGACTGCACCTCACCACAGCAGGACTCCAGTCCCCCAGGAGAACAGCCCATGGAATGTTCCAAGCAAGGGGCTCTTGAGAACCCTGACATTCTGCAGGGAAGCCAGCAAGAGCTCCAGGGCCTCCTGAGCCAGGTACAAGCCCTGGAGAAGGAAGCAGCAAGCAGTGTGGACAAGCGTGCCCTGTGGAGGCTCTTTGAGGCTATGCCCCAGCTTGGAGGGGCTGCCTCCCAGGCTCCTGCTGCTCCCTGCAAGCCCGAGGCCTCGGTGGAGCAGGCCTTTGGGGAACTGACCCGGGTCAGCACAGAGGTTGCCCGACTGAAGGAACAGACCCTGGCCAGGCTGCTGGACATTGAAGAGGCTGTACACAAAGCCCTTAGCTCTATGTCTAGCCTCCAGCCTGAGACTAACACTAGGAACCATTCCCAAGGATCCCACAAGGACCACAGTGCCCAAAAGATCAGTGTTGTAGCCAGCAGTAGAGCCAGGCCCAGTTATTTAGACCAGGAGGTCAAACAGCCAACTGAAGTCAAGAGCCAAGCCAAGGTTGAATGTCATACTGAGGACCAGGGTCAAGCCAATATCAGAAATCACGCAGAGGCTAGAGGTCAGGCCACTTCAACTGCTTCTCCCACTAGAAGGCTGGAGACATTGAGAGAAGATTCAGGCCTCCCTCGAGTCGTACCTTCCAGAAGAGATTCACCCTCCTCCCCAACCTTCATCTCCATCCAGTCAGCCACAAGGAAGCTTCCAGAGGCTTCCAGCCCTAAGGGCAGCCATGATGTCTCAGGGAAAAGCACACACTTGGCTCAAGACATAGGCCAGGTCCTGCTCCACCAGGAAGGTGTCCAGGACATGGCTGGGAAACAGGAAGTGGTCACACAGAGCTCTGAGCAGCCCAAGTCTACCCCTACCTCAGAACACCCACTACCCACAGAGCGGCAAAAGAGTGTCCTTGAGTTGCAGACTGTGCCAGGTGGCTCCCAGTGCTATGGAGCCACAAGAACCGTGACTGAACAGTACGAGGAGGTAGACCAGTTTGGTAACACAGTCCTCACATCCTCCACCGTAGTCACTGAGCAGGCAGAACCACTCAGGTGTCCCCACCTTGGGGTCCATGCCTCCCCCTTGCTGAGGCAGTTCCTGCACAGCCCAGATGGGTTCAACAGTGGCGTAGCAGAAGCTGAGATGGTGTGGGTGCCCTGTGGCCACTCCCAGCCAGCTGCCCATTGA